The sequence GCGCATGCCCGCGCTGACCCGAGCCCTCCTCGCCGTCGCGGCCGCGCTCGCGCTCGCCACCACGGCGCCCGCAGCGGAGCGCCCGCGGGTCGTCGCGGTGAACTATCCGCTGGCCTATTTCGCCGAGCGGCTGGCGGGGGACGCCGCAGAGGTCGTCCTCCCCGTGCCGCAGGGCGTCGACCCGGCGTTCTGGCGACCGGGCATCGCCGACATCCAGGCGATCCAGGCAGCCGACCTGATCCTCCTCAACGGCGCCGGCTTCGCCGCCTGGACGGAGCGCGTCTCGCTCCCGCAGGCGCGCGTCGTCGACACGTCCCGCGCCTTCGCGGACCGGCTGATCGAGACCGAGACGATCCTGCACAGCCACGGCCCGGACGGGATGCACGCGCATGCCGGCGTCGCCTCCTTCACGTGGCTCGACCAGGAGCAGGCGCTCCTCCAGGCCGAGGCGGTCGCGGCCGCGCTGCGCGACCGGGGCCTGGCGCCGGAGGCGGATCTCGCGCCCCATCTCGCGGCGTTGGCCGACGACCTGCGCGCGCTCGACGTCGCCGGCGACCGCATCGCGGCGCGTGCCGAGGGGGCCGTCCTCGTCGCGACCCATCCCCGCTACCAGTATCTCGCCCGCGCCTACGGCCTCACCGTCCACGCGCTCGAGTGGGAGCCGGGGGTGGCGCCCGATCCCGCGCAGCTGGCCGCTCTGGCAGCGCTCGCCGGCGAGACCGATGCGACGATCCTCCTGTGGGAGGCCCCTCCCCCCGCCGAGGCGCGCGCCGACGTGCAGGCGCTCGGTCTCGCCGACGTGGTCTTCCCCACGCTCGCCCGGCCGGCGCCGGAGGGCTACGTCGCGGCGCTCTCCGCCGCCTTCGCCGGCCTCGAGGCAGCGCTCGCCGCCGCACCATGACGCGTGCATCGGGCGCTGGGCCGCCCGGACCCGCCCCGCCGGCCCGCGCGGAGCGTCACGCCCGACCGTTCCGCGTCGAACAACGGCGCGACCTGACGTAGAACTTGAACGCTCCGGGAGCAGTAAATCCAGATAATCCAAGTTGAACACATTCCAAACTAGAGTATTTCTTTGTCCTTGTCGACGATATATGCTTGTCTTTCGATGAATACTTTGTGATCCTCTCGCGCCGTCGGGGTCCGTCTCGCGACCCCGCCCCCATGCCCGGGCCGCGCGCAGCGGCCCGCGACGTCTGCTTCAAGACCGGAGGCGCTCATGGCCCGCTCGGCCCCTCTCGCTTTGACCCTCTCCCTGATGACCGCCGTCGCCGCCGGTCCCGCCCTGGCGCAGTCGCTCGCGCCCGGCGAATCCGGCAACCGGCTGGAGCCGGCGCGCTACGTCAGCGAGGCCGTCAACGACGGGCCCAAGGCGGCCGATCGCCTGACGCTGGGGATGTGGGTCGCGGCGGGCAACGTCACGACCTACACGATCGGCAACAGCTGGAACGACTGGGTGCTCTGGCTCGTCTACGACAAGCTGCGCGAGCCCTCGCCCTATGTCGGCAATTCCCAGGACTGGCTGGCGACCCGGGTGGAGCAGGTCAGCGACGACGCCCGCGTCTGGGAGATCGCGTTGCGCGACGGGATCACCTGGCACGACGGCACGCCCTTCACCGCCGAGGACGTCGCCTTCACCTTCGAATACTACCGTGAAGGCCCCCCCAACCGCTGGACGCACCACGCCTCGTCGGTGCCGCGGATGGTCGGCATCGAGGTCGTCGACCGGCTCACCGTGCGTCTCACCGCCGAGAAGCCGATGCCGAACTTCGACCGGATCACGGCGGCGGACCTGCCGATCATCCAGAAGGCGCAATGGGAGGGCGTTGAGGAGCCCCGCTCGTTCGAGGAGCTGCCCGTCGGCACCGGGCCCTACCGCCTCGTCGCCTACGAGGCGGACCGCTTCTATCGCTTCGAGGCGAACGAGGACTACTGGAAGGGCGCGCCGGTGGTGAAGAACCTCGACCTGGTGATGATCAAGGATCCCCAGACGATGTTCACCGCGCTCAAGACCGGCGAGATCGACGGCGCGGCGCGGCCCGTCCCGCCCGAGCTCGTGCGGGAGTGGCGGGACGATCCCGACCTCGAGATGATCTCCGCGCCGACGCTGTGGGGCGCCTGGCTCGACCTCAACGTCCAGCGCCCGCCCTTCGACGACCGCGAGCTGCGGCGCGCCGTCACGCTGGCCGTGGACACCGCGCCGATGCTGGAGCGGGTCATGCTCGGCCAGGGCAAGCCCGGCACCCATTCCTGGCCGCATGTCGACAGCTTCTGGACGAAGCCCGACCTCCACGCCGGCTACGACCCCGCCTCGGCCGCGGCGATCCTCGAC comes from Salinarimonas sp. and encodes:
- a CDS encoding metal ABC transporter substrate-binding protein yields the protein MPALTRALLAVAAALALATTAPAAERPRVVAVNYPLAYFAERLAGDAAEVVLPVPQGVDPAFWRPGIADIQAIQAADLILLNGAGFAAWTERVSLPQARVVDTSRAFADRLIETETILHSHGPDGMHAHAGVASFTWLDQEQALLQAEAVAAALRDRGLAPEADLAPHLAALADDLRALDVAGDRIAARAEGAVLVATHPRYQYLARAYGLTVHALEWEPGVAPDPAQLAALAALAGETDATILLWEAPPPAEARADVQALGLADVVFPTLARPAPEGYVAALSAAFAGLEAALAAAP
- a CDS encoding ABC transporter substrate-binding protein, coding for MARSAPLALTLSLMTAVAAGPALAQSLAPGESGNRLEPARYVSEAVNDGPKAADRLTLGMWVAAGNVTTYTIGNSWNDWVLWLVYDKLREPSPYVGNSQDWLATRVEQVSDDARVWEIALRDGITWHDGTPFTAEDVAFTFEYYREGPPNRWTHHASSVPRMVGIEVVDRLTVRLTAEKPMPNFDRITAADLPIIQKAQWEGVEEPRSFEELPVGTGPYRLVAYEADRFYRFEANEDYWKGAPVVKNLDLVMIKDPQTMFTALKTGEIDGAARPVPPELVREWRDDPDLEMISAPTLWGAWLDLNVQRPPFDDRELRRAVTLAVDTAPMLERVMLGQGKPGTHSWPHVDSFWTKPDLHAGYDPASAAAILDAEGYVDADGDGTRDYPDGSPLTLDLKVASNQPLFLRAAEMVDAQLAEVGLRVDVESVDPGTLAALWRGGDFNLRIADITPHGIADQDMLIILYRGDRGREPTVDEEKAAIVERWLDAETREERLAISYELQEYQTRYPNRVMLWYPESTFAYRWESFDAYVPSAGYGIFHKYSFLPQEVREAIADPMLPAGQ